From one Lysinibacillus sp. G4S2 genomic stretch:
- a CDS encoding YfbM family protein — protein MGMIGYYTALPEEEIQQLAARTKVLEDLDPYNREHLDIDKSWQALYYMLCGDIIDGEPPLSYVIPMDQDNHIEFGEFGAFYLTPPQIREAYQAIDAMTRDELLEKYNYNEMLEEDIYPLYGDAEDGEAEQFFDYLYSYFNDIRKYYSKTIVEGKGLVFYIS, from the coding sequence ATGGGAATGATCGGCTACTACACTGCTTTGCCAGAGGAAGAAATACAGCAACTTGCAGCCAGAACCAAAGTGCTAGAAGACCTGGACCCCTATAACCGAGAACATCTTGATATTGACAAATCATGGCAGGCACTTTATTACATGCTCTGCGGAGATATTATCGACGGTGAACCCCCGCTCAGTTATGTCATTCCAATGGATCAAGACAACCATATAGAGTTTGGAGAGTTTGGCGCCTTTTATTTAACACCCCCGCAAATTCGTGAGGCCTATCAAGCCATTGATGCCATGACACGAGACGAGCTCCTAGAGAAATACAACTATAACGAGATGCTTGAGGAGGACATTTACCCTCTCTACGGCGACGCGGAAGATGGAGAAGCAGAACAGTTTTTCGACTATCTATACAGTTATTTTAACGACATTCGCAAGTACTATTCTAAAACCATTGTCGAAGGAAAAGGACTTGTATTCTATATTTCATAA
- the crcB gene encoding fluoride efflux transporter CrcB — protein MKSFLAVGIGGFLGAICRYSFSLLLPNSGGFPFATLCINLIGCFCLAWLFTTFTTRTPVVLGIGTGFFGAFTTFSTFSLETLLLLQDSKWLQAVLYPLMSVFGGLACAWLGFRLAKGRIV, from the coding sequence TTGAAATCATTTTTAGCTGTTGGGATTGGCGGTTTTTTGGGCGCCATCTGTCGATATAGCTTTAGTTTACTACTTCCGAACTCAGGTGGTTTTCCATTTGCAACACTTTGTATAAACTTAATTGGCTGCTTTTGTTTAGCGTGGCTTTTTACTACTTTTACAACGCGTACGCCTGTTGTTTTAGGGATTGGTACTGGCTTTTTTGGTGCTTTTACAACCTTTTCAACATTTTCTTTAGAAACATTATTACTTTTGCAAGATAGTAAATGGCTACAGGCCGTACTTTATCCTTTAATGAGTGTTTTTGGCGGTTTAGCTTGTGCATGGCTAGGATTTAGACTAGCAAAGGGGC